A single genomic interval of Fundidesulfovibrio soli harbors:
- a CDS encoding carboxymuconolactone decarboxylase family protein gives MTREEIYKEMEEMFGLVPTMFKSIPDGSLELEWNLFKQVQLVPGPIPNKYRELIGVALSAATKCKYCAFFHTEMARLNGATEAEIEDAVHYAKSSAGWSAYINGMQVDFELFKREVRQACRHAAPGPTPGCESECGPG, from the coding sequence ATGACCAGGGAAGAAATCTACAAGGAGATGGAGGAGATGTTCGGGCTGGTGCCCACCATGTTCAAGTCCATTCCGGATGGATCGCTGGAATTGGAGTGGAACCTCTTCAAGCAGGTGCAGCTCGTGCCGGGGCCTATCCCCAACAAGTACCGCGAGTTGATCGGGGTGGCCCTGTCAGCGGCCACCAAATGCAAGTACTGCGCGTTCTTCCACACCGAGATGGCCAGGCTCAACGGCGCCACCGAGGCCGAAATCGAGGACGCGGTGCACTACGCCAAGTCCAGCGCTGGCTGGAGCGCCTACATCAACGGCATGCAGGTGGATTTCGAGCTCTTCAAGCGGGAGGTCAGGCAGGCTTGCAGGCACGCGGCCCCTGGCCCCACCCCTGGCTGCGAGTCCGAGTGCGGCCCGGGCTGA
- a CDS encoding outer membrane homotrimeric porin has translation MKRLASLAVLAALTLGCATAAMAATEVRMTGEARVWGNAWSHVNYTGWNYKATTTGDPLTIWERLRLRTDFIANEGLKFRFGIRVNNRAWGNDTFTVDNPTTAIDVYQAFLQFKWPGTDLEFTVGLQDIDLPISGPSVLNTSPVIGGTRAAGATFSAPVTEQFKVNGGFIRFLDTNKDFDTTTTQVADEFDGYFLTLPVTFEGFKATPWAMLAVAGRAAGYASTFAGASPRYSNQTLATNLLSAASLAPGATFRNAQNAYWWVGASVAVTALDPFKFYGDVVYGEGNASDKSANRRAGMFFDLAAEYTGFSALTPQASFWYGTGEDGSTRNGSERMPSVVGSWGPSTSFLFDSNQAFGAGNMGLNAMGSWGFAASLNKVSFIENLTHRLTFTYAQGNNSGRALRNATLLTGTGNYVQMGRDLAVGEYVLGINFDNQYAIYENLAAIVEAGWAHGSFLKSVWGSRLVNEARGGDAVKVAFGLNYRF, from the coding sequence ATGAAGCGCCTTGCAAGCCTGGCCGTTCTGGCAGCCCTAACCCTGGGCTGCGCCACGGCGGCCATGGCCGCGACCGAGGTCAGGATGACGGGCGAGGCCCGCGTGTGGGGCAACGCCTGGAGCCACGTGAACTACACAGGGTGGAACTACAAGGCCACAACCACCGGCGACCCCCTGACCATATGGGAGCGCCTGCGCCTGCGTACCGATTTCATCGCCAACGAGGGGCTCAAGTTCCGTTTCGGCATCCGCGTCAACAACCGGGCCTGGGGCAACGACACCTTCACCGTGGACAACCCCACCACCGCCATCGACGTCTACCAGGCCTTCCTGCAGTTCAAATGGCCCGGGACCGACCTGGAGTTCACCGTTGGCCTGCAGGACATCGACCTGCCCATTTCCGGCCCCAGCGTGCTCAACACGAGCCCGGTGATCGGCGGTACCCGCGCGGCGGGGGCCACCTTCTCGGCGCCCGTGACCGAGCAGTTCAAGGTCAACGGCGGCTTCATCCGCTTCCTTGACACCAACAAGGATTTCGACACCACCACGACCCAGGTGGCGGACGAGTTCGACGGGTACTTCCTGACCCTGCCCGTGACCTTCGAGGGCTTCAAGGCCACCCCGTGGGCCATGCTCGCCGTGGCCGGGCGCGCGGCGGGCTACGCCAGCACCTTCGCCGGCGCCTCGCCGCGCTATTCCAACCAGACCCTGGCCACCAACCTGCTCTCCGCCGCCTCGCTCGCTCCCGGGGCCACCTTCCGCAACGCCCAGAACGCCTATTGGTGGGTTGGCGCGTCCGTCGCGGTCACCGCCCTGGACCCCTTCAAGTTCTACGGCGACGTAGTCTACGGCGAGGGCAACGCCTCGGACAAGAGCGCCAACCGGCGCGCGGGCATGTTCTTCGACCTGGCCGCCGAATACACCGGGTTCTCCGCGCTCACCCCGCAGGCCAGCTTCTGGTACGGCACCGGCGAAGACGGCTCCACCCGCAACGGCTCAGAGCGCATGCCCTCCGTCGTCGGTTCCTGGGGGCCGTCCACTTCCTTCCTGTTCGACTCGAACCAGGCCTTCGGCGCGGGCAACATGGGGCTCAACGCCATGGGCTCCTGGGGCTTCGCCGCCTCGCTGAACAAGGTCTCCTTCATCGAGAACCTCACCCACCGGCTGACTTTCACCTACGCCCAGGGCAACAACAGCGGCCGGGCGCTGCGCAACGCCACCCTGCTGACCGGCACCGGCAACTACGTGCAGATGGGCCGCGACCTTGCCGTGGGCGAATACGTCCTGGGCATCAACTTCGACAACCAGTACGCCATCTATGAGAACCTCGCGGCCATCGTGGAGGCGGGCTGGGCGCACGGCTCCTTCCTGAAGAGCGTCTGGGGTTCGCGCCTGGTCAACGAGGCCAGGGGCGGCGACGCCGTGAAAGTGGCCTTCGGCCTGAACTACAGGTTCTAA
- the murA gene encoding UDP-N-acetylglucosamine 1-carboxyvinyltransferase — translation MDKLVIEGGTPLHGRVRVSGSKNAALPILMAAILLDSPVTYTNVPRLRDINTTLKLLNILGMETSFEDGAATVKPGAGLTPEAPYDLVKTMRASVLCLGPLLARLGEARVALPGGCAIGARPVNLHLTALEKMGAQFDLDSGYIEGKAGRLHGAKILFDQVTVGGTENLLMAATLAEGETILENAAREPEITDLAEFLIACGARITGHGTPVIRIEGVESLSGCEYSVMPDRIEAGTYLVAAAMTDGDLLLENCPMGALDAVCSKLREMGVSIEEADGGLVRARRGGELTCMDVTTRPYPGFPTDMQAQLMALMCVSSGAGTIRETIFENRFMHVQELMRLGAKINVSSQSAFVRGVPRLAGAPVMASDLRASASLVVAGLAAKGTTEVARIYHLDRGYEAMEVKLQALGARITRAKE, via the coding sequence ATGGACAAACTGGTCATCGAAGGCGGCACGCCCCTGCACGGGCGCGTGCGCGTCTCCGGCTCGAAGAACGCGGCCCTGCCCATCCTCATGGCCGCCATCCTGCTCGACAGCCCCGTCACCTACACCAACGTGCCCAGGCTGCGCGACATCAACACCACGCTGAAGCTCCTGAACATCCTGGGCATGGAGACCTCCTTCGAGGACGGCGCGGCCACCGTGAAGCCTGGCGCGGGCCTGACCCCCGAGGCCCCCTACGACCTGGTGAAGACCATGCGCGCCTCCGTGCTCTGCCTCGGGCCGCTGCTGGCCCGCCTGGGCGAGGCCCGGGTTGCCCTGCCCGGCGGCTGCGCCATCGGCGCGCGCCCGGTGAACCTGCACCTCACCGCTCTGGAGAAGATGGGCGCGCAGTTCGACCTGGACTCCGGCTATATCGAGGGCAAGGCCGGCCGCCTGCACGGGGCCAAGATCCTCTTCGACCAGGTCACCGTGGGAGGCACCGAAAACCTGCTCATGGCCGCCACCCTGGCCGAGGGCGAGACCATCCTGGAGAACGCCGCGCGCGAGCCCGAGATCACCGACCTGGCCGAGTTCCTCATCGCCTGCGGGGCCAGGATCACCGGGCACGGCACCCCCGTGATCCGCATCGAGGGCGTGGAGTCGCTCTCGGGCTGCGAGTACTCCGTCATGCCCGACCGCATCGAGGCGGGCACCTACCTGGTGGCCGCCGCCATGACCGACGGAGACCTGCTGCTGGAGAACTGCCCCATGGGCGCGCTGGACGCCGTGTGCAGCAAACTGCGCGAGATGGGCGTGAGCATCGAGGAGGCCGACGGCGGCCTGGTGCGCGCCCGCAGGGGCGGCGAGCTGACCTGCATGGACGTGACCACCCGCCCCTACCCCGGCTTCCCCACCGACATGCAGGCCCAGCTCATGGCCCTGATGTGCGTCTCCTCCGGGGCGGGCACCATCCGCGAGACCATCTTCGAGAACCGCTTCATGCACGTACAGGAGCTGATGCGCCTGGGCGCGAAGATCAACGTCAGCTCCCAGAGCGCCTTCGTGCGCGGGGTGCCGCGCCTCGCGGGCGCGCCCGTGATGGCCTCGGACCTGCGGGCCTCCGCCTCCCTGGTGGTGGCGGGCCTCGCGGCCAAGGGCACCACCGAGGTGGCGCGCATCTACCACCTGGACCGGGGCTACGAGGCCATGGAGGTCAAGCTCCAGGCCCTGGGCGCCCGCATCACCCGCGCCAAGGAGTGA